One stretch of Caminicella sporogenes DSM 14501 DNA includes these proteins:
- a CDS encoding M20/M25/M40 family metallo-hydrolase: MVNKERLVNEFMKYVQIDSLTRSEGNFAKFISEELEKLGLEVIFDNAGEKIGSDTNNIIATLKGDKNGEPIMFCCHMDTVTPGEGIKPVIKDGVIYSDGTTILGGDNKAGIAAVIEALKVIKEQNISHSDIEIVFTIAEEGGLNGSKNLDYSKIKSKRAYVLDSGGEPGEIIIRGPAQDKIDVKIKGKPAHAGVCPEEGISAIQVAAAAISRMKLLRIDEETTANIGVINGGKVTNIVTPEVEIKAEARSLSVEKLDKQTTHMIECFKNAAEEFGAQVEIETSRAYGAFRIDENDEIVELVKKACKNIGLKAYTNSTGGGSDTNILNVNGIKAVNLGIGERKPHTLEEHLRIEDLVNTSRLVLEIIKLA; the protein is encoded by the coding sequence ATGGTTAACAAAGAAAGATTAGTAAATGAGTTTATGAAGTACGTACAAATTGATAGTTTAACTAGAAGTGAAGGAAATTTTGCTAAGTTTATTTCAGAGGAGCTTGAAAAACTTGGATTAGAAGTTATTTTTGATAATGCAGGTGAAAAGATAGGTTCTGATACGAATAACATCATTGCTACATTAAAGGGAGATAAGAATGGAGAGCCTATTATGTTTTGCTGCCATATGGATACAGTTACTCCTGGAGAAGGTATTAAACCTGTAATCAAAGATGGAGTAATTTATAGTGATGGAACTACTATTTTAGGTGGAGATAATAAAGCTGGGATAGCTGCAGTTATAGAGGCTCTTAAAGTGATTAAGGAACAGAATATTTCTCATAGTGACATTGAAATAGTATTTACTATAGCTGAAGAAGGCGGTCTTAACGGTTCTAAAAATTTAGACTATTCAAAGATAAAATCTAAAAGGGCATATGTATTAGATAGTGGTGGAGAACCGGGAGAAATAATTATAAGGGGACCAGCTCAGGATAAAATTGATGTAAAAATAAAAGGGAAACCAGCTCATGCAGGAGTTTGTCCAGAAGAAGGTATAAGTGCTATACAAGTAGCAGCTGCGGCTATAAGTAGAATGAAGCTTTTAAGAATAGATGAAGAGACTACTGCAAATATAGGAGTTATAAATGGTGGTAAAGTAACTAATATAGTTACTCCAGAAGTAGAAATTAAAGCAGAAGCTAGAAGTTTAAGTGTTGAAAAGTTAGACAAACAGACTACTCATATGATAGAATGTTTTAAAAATGCAGCAGAGGAATTTGGAGCACAGGTAGAAATAGAAACTTCTAGGGCATATGGAGCATTTAGAATAGATGAAAATGATGAAATAGTTGAGCTTGTTAAAAAGGCTTGTAAAAATATTGGACTTAAAGCTTATACAAATTCTACAGGTGGTGGAAGCGATACGAACATACTTAATGTAAATGGAATCAAGGCTGTTAATTTAGGTATTGGAGAAAGAAAGCCTCATACATTAGAAGAACATCTGCGAATAGAAGACCTTGTAAATACTTCAAGACTTGTTCTTGAAATAATCAAGTTAGCTTAA
- a CDS encoding DMT family transporter produces the protein MKNGVILAILSSLVFSIMNAFVKAVSLSIPYSEVVFFRSIIGTILIYLIMKYDKVEFLRKDIPLLILRGVLGSLYLLAYFYTISKIPLADASILVHLSPFFVIIFSVIFLKEKISKKTIYLLPIVILGAILVIQPFNYSTYSIYALFGIVSAIFSAGASITIRYLSKKHHAYEIIFYFLATATLVSVPLMWNDFTIPTARELFYLVCIGSVSLLGQVFLTKAFTHEKAAVVAITRYIGIVFNGMWGFLFWTEVPDMLTVLGGILIVTACIVQSWKKQKITS, from the coding sequence ATGAAAAACGGTGTAATTCTTGCTATTCTATCATCACTTGTTTTTAGTATTATGAATGCCTTTGTAAAAGCAGTCAGTTTATCAATTCCCTATTCGGAGGTTGTATTTTTTAGAAGTATTATAGGAACTATTCTTATTTATTTAATAATGAAATATGATAAAGTTGAATTTTTGAGAAAAGATATACCGTTGCTTATATTAAGAGGTGTTTTGGGTTCTCTTTATCTACTTGCTTATTTTTATACTATTTCTAAAATACCTCTAGCAGATGCAAGTATATTGGTACATTTATCACCTTTCTTTGTAATTATTTTTTCAGTTATTTTCCTTAAGGAGAAAATATCCAAAAAAACAATTTATTTGCTTCCAATTGTTATTTTGGGTGCTATATTAGTTATTCAACCATTTAATTATTCCACTTACTCTATATATGCATTGTTCGGTATTGTTAGTGCTATATTTTCAGCAGGTGCATCAATAACTATACGTTATTTGAGTAAAAAACACCATGCCTATGAGATTATTTTTTATTTTCTTGCAACAGCTACATTAGTATCTGTTCCCCTTATGTGGAATGATTTTACTATACCAACAGCTCGTGAACTTTTTTATCTTGTATGCATTGGAAGTGTTTCTTTATTGGGACAAGTATTTTTAACTAAAGCTTTTACTCACGAGAAGGCTGCTGTTGTAGCTATAACTCGTTATATAGGCATTGTTTTTAATGGAATGTGGGGATTTTTATTTTGGACAGAAGTGCCAGATATGCTAACTGTTTTAGGAGGAATACTTATTGTCACTGCTTGTATAGTTCAATCATGGAAAAAACAAAAAATAACAAGCTAA
- a CDS encoding ABC transporter ATP-binding protein, with product MIKMKVSNLAVSYQNKPVIKDVSYTLKGGEMTSVIGPNGTGKTTMIKAIAHLIKYKGKVTLEDSDGQPISKNKIAYVPQMSTTTTTLSVFEMVLLGRVKELNWKVEKHHLDAVTQMLDRLGLLSLSNRPFCRLSGGQRQLVTMAQALVSKPKVLLLDEPTSALDLRHQLQVLDVAQQYTKQEGIITMAVLHDLALVARYSDNILLLHNGYIEKEGLQSDVLKKDLLQKVYQVEVDVSISNKGYTTVTPIRPCKIKQLEYTA from the coding sequence ATGATAAAAATGAAAGTTTCAAATCTTGCTGTTAGTTATCAAAACAAACCAGTAATTAAGGATGTTTCTTATACCCTTAAGGGTGGTGAAATGACATCAGTTATAGGACCTAATGGTACAGGTAAAACTACTATGATTAAAGCAATTGCACATTTGATTAAATATAAAGGAAAAGTAACTTTAGAAGATTCAGATGGGCAACCGATTTCTAAAAATAAAATTGCTTATGTACCACAAATGTCTACAACAACTACCACGTTATCTGTATTTGAAATGGTTTTATTAGGAAGAGTAAAAGAACTTAATTGGAAGGTAGAAAAGCATCATCTTGATGCAGTAACACAAATGCTAGATAGGCTTGGATTATTATCTCTTAGTAATAGGCCATTTTGCAGACTAAGTGGAGGCCAACGTCAGTTAGTAACAATGGCTCAGGCATTAGTTTCAAAACCAAAAGTATTGCTACTAGATGAACCTACCAGTGCACTTGATCTTAGGCATCAACTTCAAGTCCTTGATGTAGCACAACAATATACAAAACAAGAAGGAATTATTACAATGGCAGTGCTTCATGATCTTGCTTTAGTAGCACGTTATAGTGATAATATTCTTCTGTTACATAATGGCTATATAGAAAAAGAAGGACTACAAAGCGATGTACTAAAGAAAGATTTATTACAAAAGGTTTATCAAGTGGAAGTAGACGTAAGTATTAGTAATAAAGGATATACTACAGTAACTCCAATAAGACCTTGCAAGATTAAACAACTAGAATATACTGCATAA
- a CDS encoding FecCD family ABC transporter permease, with the protein MNNSSAVMQKRNHSIDGKSVYRKINQKRKIIFFSILASMLVGLIIDVMVGPAWLSISDVINAIKQGPDAKGLSIAIVWSVRLPMTMTCICVGASLGMAGTQMQTILGNPLASPYTLGISAAAGFGAALAYLTGFPVKNALWISVPLSAFIMSCAACLTMYILGKIKGIDSKTMVLFGIVINFFFQALQSLIQFSATPEVAQEIVFWMFGSLLKSTWTGVVVSGVIFITGSLVLSRYAWKLTSLSAGEERARSLGVNTDKLRLHVFIISAVLTAGAVAFVGTIGFIGLVAPHFARLLVGEDQRYLSPLSALFGALLMLTASIIAKIVVPGIIVPIGIVTSLVGVPFLLYLILRRSEVR; encoded by the coding sequence ATGAATAATTCAAGTGCTGTAATGCAAAAACGTAATCACAGCATTGACGGAAAAAGTGTTTATAGAAAAATCAATCAAAAACGTAAAATTATATTTTTTTCCATATTAGCAAGTATGTTAGTAGGGCTAATAATTGATGTAATGGTTGGTCCAGCATGGTTGAGCATAAGCGATGTTATAAATGCTATAAAACAAGGTCCTGATGCAAAAGGATTAAGTATTGCTATTGTATGGTCTGTAAGATTACCTATGACTATGACTTGTATTTGTGTTGGAGCATCATTAGGTATGGCTGGAACACAAATGCAAACGATTTTAGGAAACCCTCTTGCAAGTCCTTATACTCTTGGAATATCTGCTGCAGCAGGTTTCGGTGCAGCCTTAGCTTATCTTACAGGCTTTCCTGTTAAAAATGCATTATGGATTAGTGTTCCTTTATCGGCTTTTATTATGTCGTGTGCTGCTTGTTTGACTATGTATATATTAGGAAAAATCAAGGGAATAGACTCAAAGACCATGGTTCTATTTGGGATTGTTATTAACTTTTTCTTTCAAGCTTTGCAATCCTTAATTCAGTTTAGTGCTACACCAGAAGTAGCTCAAGAAATTGTTTTTTGGATGTTTGGTAGCTTGTTAAAATCTACTTGGACAGGTGTTGTTGTAAGTGGTGTGATTTTTATCACAGGTTCTTTAGTTTTATCTCGTTATGCTTGGAAGCTTACCTCTCTTTCAGCAGGTGAAGAGAGAGCAAGAAGTCTTGGAGTTAATACAGATAAATTGCGTCTACATGTATTTATCATTAGTGCAGTGCTTACAGCAGGAGCAGTTGCCTTTGTAGGAACAATTGGATTTATTGGTTTGGTAGCTCCACATTTTGCTCGTTTACTAGTAGGTGAAGATCAGCGTTACTTATCTCCTTTATCAGCATTGTTTGGTGCACTTTTAATGCTTACAGCTTCAATTATAGCCAAAATAGTTGTGCCTGGAATCATAGTACCTATTGGAATTGTAACATCATTAGTAGGAGTACCATTCTTACTCTACTTAATTTTAAGGAGGTCTGAAGTAAGATGA
- a CDS encoding ABC transporter substrate-binding protein: MKKLKLYLFLIVIISSLGLIGCSSQETVTNEANTVQVANEEKKEIRFKDILGREIVLEKPAERVFLGFYFESFLAINGSFDKVAVMSKGEWRDFFYSQYVKYEQDMPELKDIIDSGSIYCGKFSMEKLINANPDVAILAPFQYETLGENIQKLEAAGIPVVVVDYNAQTVEKHVASTEIIGKVMGKEERAKQLADEYVAAVKDVQKRVEKYKNSPKRVYIELANKGAKVYGNSYGNYMWGNLVKLAGGKNIAAGKIKSYGPLNPEYILAVDPEVIFFAGLTFSDPSKDFIPMGFNVDDEETQEKLKEYPNRPGWERLTAIKNKEVYCMDHSGLRSLYDYVYLQYIGKALYPEAFEDVDPIKNHNAFYEKYIPGIDANGNFMTKWRADNE; this comes from the coding sequence ATGAAAAAACTAAAATTATACTTATTTTTAATTGTAATAATATCATCATTAGGATTAATAGGCTGTAGCAGTCAAGAAACAGTAACAAATGAAGCAAATACAGTACAAGTAGCAAATGAAGAAAAAAAAGAAATTAGATTTAAGGATATATTAGGTAGAGAAATTGTATTAGAGAAGCCAGCTGAAAGAGTGTTTCTTGGGTTTTACTTTGAAAGCTTTCTTGCTATAAATGGATCTTTTGATAAAGTAGCTGTTATGTCAAAAGGAGAGTGGAGAGACTTTTTTTATTCTCAATATGTAAAATATGAACAAGATATGCCAGAACTTAAGGATATAATAGATTCAGGTTCTATTTATTGTGGTAAATTTAGTATGGAAAAATTAATCAATGCAAATCCAGATGTAGCTATTTTAGCACCATTTCAATATGAAACATTAGGAGAAAATATTCAAAAACTTGAAGCTGCTGGAATTCCAGTAGTTGTTGTAGATTATAATGCACAAACTGTTGAAAAACACGTTGCCAGCACTGAAATCATAGGAAAAGTAATGGGAAAAGAAGAACGTGCAAAACAACTTGCAGATGAATATGTAGCAGCAGTAAAAGATGTTCAAAAACGTGTAGAAAAATATAAAAATTCCCCTAAACGTGTGTATATTGAATTAGCTAACAAAGGTGCTAAAGTATATGGAAATAGCTATGGAAACTATATGTGGGGAAATCTTGTAAAATTAGCAGGTGGAAAAAATATTGCTGCTGGAAAAATTAAGAGTTATGGTCCATTAAATCCTGAGTATATATTAGCAGTTGATCCAGAAGTAATTTTCTTTGCAGGTTTAACTTTTAGTGATCCAAGTAAAGATTTTATCCCAATGGGATTTAATGTTGATGATGAGGAAACTCAAGAAAAACTTAAAGAGTATCCTAATCGTCCTGGTTGGGAGAGATTAACTGCTATTAAAAATAAAGAAGTTTATTGTATGGATCATTCTGGACTAAGAAGTTTATATGATTATGTTTATTTACAATATATTGGAAAAGCTTTATATCCTGAAGCATTTGAAGATGTAGATCCAATAAAAAACCACAATGCTTTTTATGAAAAGTATATTCCTGGAATTGATGCGAATGGAAACTTTATGACAAAGTGGAGGGCAGATAATGAATAA